One Candidatus Limnocylindrales bacterium genomic window, TCTGGCGGATCGCGAGCTCGGGCTCGGTGTGCACGCGTCCGACGAGCGTGGCGATGACCGACCAGCCGTCGGCCTGCTCGCGCGCGGCCTTCATCACCGGAAGCATGAGCAGCTCGAGGATGTTCTCGATTGGAATGCTGCGGTCGCGATGCCGCTCCTGCAGATCGTCGAGCAGGGCGAGCCGCTCCCGGTTGACGGGATCGAAGCGCCGGCCAAAGACGGCACGGATCAGCTCGTCCTTCGAGCCGTAGTGGTAATGGACGGCGGCAAGATTGACGCCGGCGTCCGCGATGACGTTGCGAAGGGACGTGGCGGAGAAGCCCTGGCGGGCAAACAGCGCCTCGGCGGCGTCGAGGATGCGCTCCTTGGTAGCGCGGGGATCCTTTTCGTCCCCCGCTCCGTTGTCCGGTCTGTTCGCGCGGATGGCCAAGCCAGCACCCGTTTCAATCGCGTGATTGAATCGGCCGTTTGAGACCGGAAGTCAAGTGGAGAGGCCAGCTATCCACTGCACCGCGGCGTCGTCCTACCCGACCTGGCTCAGGTCGAGCCGCCCAGCCCAGCGCTGCTCGATGGCGCGGCGCAGCTCGGCCGACTCCGGC contains:
- a CDS encoding TetR/AcrR family transcriptional regulator; protein product: MAIRANRPDNGAGDEKDPRATKERILDAAEALFARQGFSATSLRNVIADAGVNLAAVHYHYGSKDELIRAVFGRRFDPVNRERLALLDDLQERHRDRSIPIENILELLMLPVMKAAREQADGWSVIATLVGRVHTEPELAIRQIFYEQFDEVGERFVEALHQQLPHLPREELFYRFHFAIAAMAASLVHPDEVKLLSKGRIDPNADTALFVRRWVTFVAAGLRAPAIDTSSRDEDER